In Nocardia higoensis, the DNA window TACCGTGTGGTGGACGCACGCGCGTTCGGCCTGCCGCAGCGGCGCAGGCGGGTACTGATGCTGGCCTCCCGCACCGAGGACCCCCGCCCCGTCCTGTTCGGCGAAGACGCGGGCGAGGCGGTCGTCGGCGACCCGGACAGCGATCCGTGCGGGTTCTACTGGACCGAAGGGGTGCGCGGGCTGGGCTGGGCGGTCAATGCCGTGCCCACCTTGAAGGGCGGCTCGGCGCTGGGCATCGCCAGCCCGCCCGCCGTGCGGCTGCCCGCCGGGGAGATCGTCACGCCGGGCATCGTGGACGGTGAACGGCTGCAGGGCTTCGACCCCGACTGGACCGCGCCCGCGCTGAACGCCCCCGGCATCCGGCCGGGGCACCGCTGGAAGCTGGTCGGCAACGCGGTCAGCGTGCGCATGGCCGACTGGGTCGGGCAGCGGCTGGCCTGCCCGAGCGATCCGGTCCCACACGACGAGCCGCTCGGGCCCGGGAAACCCTGGCCGATCGCCGCCTGGGGGCACGCGGGCCGGGCCTATCGGGTGCCCGTGTCGACGTGGCCGGTGCAGGAGCCGTACGAGGACCTGAAGAACTTCCTCACCGATTCGCGGCTGCTCTCGGCCCGCGCCACCGCCGGATTCCTGCGCCGGGCGAGCATGGGCAGCCTGCGGTTCCCCGAAGGATTCCTCGACGACGTGTCCGGGCATCTCGACCGGATGGGCGGCTGGGCGGCATGACCGGCCCGCGCCCGCTCACCGACGCCGCGACCAGTGCGCGCATGTCACGCCAGCGGCGCACCGGCACCGGCCCGGAACTGGCGCTGCGCCGCGAACTGCATCGGCGCGGCCTGCGCTATTTCGTCGACCGCGCCCCGATCCGCGGGCAGCGCCGTCGCGCCGACGTGATCTTCCCGCGCCGCAAGGTGGCCGTCTACGTGGACGGCTGCTTCTGGCACCGCTGCCCGCAGCACGCCACCGACCCGAAGAACAACGCGCAATGGTGGGCCGAGAAACTGGCGGGCAATGTGGCCCGCGACCGCGCGACCGACGAGACGCTGCGCGCGGCGGGCTGGCAGGTGGTGCGTATCTGGGAACACGAGGACGCCGCCACGGCCGCCGACAGGGTGGAGTCCGCGCTGGCGGATCTCAGCGCCGCGAGCGCACTCGAACCACCGCCCGCGGCGCGCTCCGATCGAGGTAGCGGGACACGACCACAGCCGCGATGACAACGAAGCCCGCGAGGGCAGG includes these proteins:
- a CDS encoding DNA cytosine methyltransferase, whose product is MVGLFAGIGGLELGLSAHGWTSELLCEIEPGALAVLAAHFPGTELHTDVTALRAIPAGTELVAAGFPCQDLSQAGRTAGITGQRSGLVDEVFRLVRRKRGPRWLLIENVPFMLQLGRGAAMRHITTALEDLGYTWAYRVVDARAFGLPQRRRRVLMLASRTEDPRPVLFGEDAGEAVVGDPDSDPCGFYWTEGVRGLGWAVNAVPTLKGGSALGIASPPAVRLPAGEIVTPGIVDGERLQGFDPDWTAPALNAPGIRPGHRWKLVGNAVSVRMADWVGQRLACPSDPVPHDEPLGPGKPWPIAAWGHAGRAYRVPVSTWPVQEPYEDLKNFLTDSRLLSARATAGFLRRASMGSLRFPEGFLDDVSGHLDRMGGWAA
- a CDS encoding very short patch repair endonuclease, yielding MTGPRPLTDAATSARMSRQRRTGTGPELALRRELHRRGLRYFVDRAPIRGQRRRADVIFPRRKVAVYVDGCFWHRCPQHATDPKNNAQWWAEKLAGNVARDRATDETLRAAGWQVVRIWEHEDAATAADRVESALADLSAASALEPPPAARSDRGSGTRPQPR